cataaattttaaatggttcgtcatcgtttcattttaggatttgtactcgttaaattaattttactttgttaaatcctttactttctatatactaattactattatcttcacataatatatattgtactagttgtcaAATTAGAAGCCCACAAATAattgaaacaaagaaagaagaactcattttcggaccaacaaacggaccagcccattacccttTCCACTTACCCGACCAGCCCACTTATTTaattacccggtccagcccacttGCCTTCCACCCGACCCGGCCCATCTCCTTAAAACTCACTCATCAGCCAACCCTAAACAGTAGCCGCATCTCTTCAGCCCTTTCTCTCTCCCTCCCTTCTCTCTTCTCACGCTTTTCTCCATTTCCAGCGAAAAATCAGTTCCCTTTCACCCTCACAGATTTTGCCACCCCATTTTCGTGCAAGTTTGCCCACATTTAACCCGTACGCATCAAAACCAGATGAAGCCAAACAAAGCAGACCTGAATTCAAACCAAATCTCACCATTGTGAGTATAAACCTGACCGAATCACGTGGATGGGATACAAGTTCGTCCAAAACTCCTCCAACGTTCGAATTTCCAACAATTTTGACCAGATTTCGAAACTTTTAAACTCAAAAATCCCGCCCAATTTCGAATCCAAAAAACCCTAAACATTCTACTATAAATGTTCATTTCATTACCCATTTGAAGGCAGTTCTGGTCAGCCACCTTAACCCTTCTTAAATACTTACACTTTTCAATCACTATATTTGGGGAACACCCTTTTGAAAGACATACATTTTCCGATCACTGTATCTCGGAATATTTTTTTGAAGTATTAAGTATTCACTTTTATTCTCTCGGCTGTTACTTTAAAAAATCGGGAGTAGATCGGACTTAaagccccgttcactgcacccgaaAGAGGTGATTTTCTTTCCTTTTAGTTTGTTTGGTATTTTATCTATTTGATGGTCGTGTGTCCCAAATTACTGATGTATGCGTGTCTGAGTTAACTGCTCGTCCTGTCCAGTCAGATTCGTTGCTTAATTATTAGTTTAGGCATGTTTATGCATGTTTTAATTCCTGCCTAACCATACTGAGGTACTGGTGGTTGTGGTTATTGAAGTTGATGTTTGGTTAATCGAAGTCTCTTTTTGGCTGAAAAAGTCCTAGCTGTTGGTTTAAATGGATATGATTGATGCTGGCTGGTTAGTTTAGGATTTATGTCGGTCTACAAGGTCATGGCTGTTCGCTTAGATTGATAGGATTAATATTGAATGGCTAGACTTGAACTGTATATGTTTTGTTGCTGTTTAGCATTTCCAATTAGTTTTCTTAATTTTGCGTTTCTGTATTATTTAGAGTTCAACAAGGCTTAATCGATTTCGTAAGCGTCGTAACTTTATTTTGTTTCGGTCTGTGAATTGTGAAGCATGAATCACTTACGATTTTTAGTACTCTAGATTTGCTGAAAATGAATTCAGTTTGACTATCTGCTTAATCAACTTAAGTGTGCAACAAGTTCTCTTGCTAAAAAACCTTCATTTGTTATCTCTTTCACCAAATGAGGTTTTGATTCTGCCTTTCTGCTTTCGAGCTGGTTCAGTGTCTGATTCATATTGTATTTTCCTCATATCTAAATCTCTCGTAAGAACTTGTTTTTAACTACCTGAACATGGAATGATTTAAACTCCCTCAGTTTTTTCTGCTTGATAAATTAGTCTAGAATTCTTAGTGATCAGCCCCGTATCTACCATCAGTATGTGACACTGTTCCATTTAATTTTGGTTTGGCCATTTGTCCAGTCTAATGCTTCCTTTCTAGTTGATTATTCAGCCCGCCCTGATTTAACTTCAATATTGGACCCTGCTACTTCATTAACGTAATCTCGCATGTTAGATATTTTGCCTAAAACTGTTAGATTCATTTGGTCTGTTTCAGCATACCTATCACTGTGATTAATTCCTTGGTTTTTTTTTGTGTACTTGACTCAACATGTTTGGTTGTATGGGTGGCTTATAGGCCCATTAGTTAGTCTATCATGCCTAGCCGTAAGATTGCCCTGCTTGTTTGTCCATTACCATGCCTAGTCCAAAACTTGTATTGTTGAATGCAACTTGAATACTTTTGTCGATTTCGGTATGCTCCTATAGAACGTTAAAATATTCTGTAAGCTAGGCACCAGTTTGCGCTACCAGTGATTTCCATTTAATTCGACCTATGCATAGACATTGTAGCATACTTAGTATAACAGATTGTATATCCCTAAATGTGCTAGCCTTTCTTATGGGATCCTGAGCATGTCTAAATATCTCAAGTCTTATGTGATGTTATACTCTTCTTTTATTTATCTACCGCATTTCGATATCCCTTCCCaatgtcttttctttctttttgtttcaTGATttaccggagccgaagagtttcatttgagactcaacgacgccgATGCCGCACGGAGCCAACATGATATTATTTCTCCTTTACGTCCGTTGAATAATGAAAGCCTGCGGGCAGTTTACTATTTCCGGGGAGCTGAATGAAGAACATGCTTATCATcctacattttttttcttttctctgttTGATAATTTGTGTGTTTGTGTGCTGAAACCGGATCATTATAGCCTTAACAATTAGACTACTTTTAATTATCTAGTGTCATTTAACTCTCGCCTAATAGGACATTTGTCACATAGGAGTATAATACTTAGTTAGTTTGAAAGAGGAAGCCCGTAATATATCACTTTAGCAAGTATAAAAGTAACATTTTAGCAAACTTTACTCTGTTTCATTTTTTCTTACGAGATGTTTAACAATTCCAACAGCCAAACATATTTTTCTTTCTACATCTAATTAAGTTAGTTAATTATATAAAACGTTATACAATCCTATACTTCCTTTGGTTCATTCATAACTAAGGTCTTTTTATGCAAACTATTATCctttctacaagttttatttaaaaCAGCATGTTTATATTTCTATccataactttagcaatacttataaagatattttctaaaaaattataaaatattacACCCACacccttagcctaattaaattttagtccggtcggattaaccattattaatggaatttagaggatgcctaataccttccctctagattagttgaactcGTACCTAGAATAGTTTGGTTTcgtagactctaaaacaaaattaactttagataattactttaattaactttaggtgtcctaattcaccgtaaataattaggtggcgactcttaacttttattaaccccggaattatcgGAATggtataaactattttgacttaggttaaaatagggtataacacataccgcctactgagaagctatttGTGGGAagtgatttcaatggacacatcgggcctatttcgggaggttatgatgatgtgcatggaggctttggcttcggggaaaggaatggaggaggagtctcacttttggattttgcaagagcttctgggttggtgatagccaattcgagtttcccaaagaaggaggaacacttggtaaccttctgtagttcggtggctaagactcggatagactttttactccttaggaaggatgataaaggtctgtgcaaagattgtaaggtcattccgagcgaatatcttacaacccgacataagctcttggtgatggatttagcgatcaagatgacgaggaagaagagggtcgtggaggaccgacctaggatcagatgggggagtttgaccacgattagtgccctggagatgggagagaaattgaaggatatgggggcctgggatagtagtgagGATACGACCAAtatgtgggataagacggctagttgcattagaatggtagcaagggaagtgttgggggtctcgacaggtagtcgtggtcagcatcgaggggactggtggtggaatggagaagttcaaaggaaggtggaagcaaagaaggtggcgtatgcgaagttgatagaaagcaaggatgaggtggagaagtggacggatacagaactttataagatggcgaggaaggaggcgaagttggcggtttcgacggcaaaaacggcagcttttgaacgcatgtatgctgaactagaagagaaaggaggggaccagaaattgttcaggctagccaaggcgagggagagaaaggcacgtgatgtggatcaagtaaagtgcatcaaggacgagcatggaaaagtattggtagaggagactctcattagacggagatggcagtcatacttctgcaaactcttgaatgaagaaggggacagagacattgtgttgggagaattagaacatacaggaaggcgtcacgattttgggtattgcaggagtattaaggttgacgaggttaagggtgttgttcgtaggatgcgcaggggaagagcgaccggacctgacgagattcctggggaattctggaagagcgtgggcccggcaggtttggagtggatgactaggttgtttaatgtcatctttaatacggcattgatgcccgaagaatggagggcgagtgtaatgatccctcgagacaagaataagggagatatccagagttgcaacaactatagaggtatcaagctgctaagccatactatgaaagtgtgggaaagggtggtggagatgagggtgaggagaggtgtgtctatttcagagaaccagttcggattcatgccaggacgctcaactacagaagtcatccatcttgtgagaaggttggtggagcagtatagggagaggaagaaggacttacacatggtattcatcgacctagaaaaggcttatgacaaagttccaagacagatcctatggaaatgcttggaggctaaaagtgtacctatggcgtacattagggtgatcaaggacatgtatgagggagccaaaaccagggtaaggacagtaggaggagactcagagcactttccagttgtgatggggttgcatcaaggatcagctcttagtccgtttttatttgccttggtgatggatgaattgacatggcaaattcaaggtgaggtgccatggtgtatgttgttcgcggacgacatagtcctgatcgacgagactcgtagcggagttaacgctaagctggagagttggagacatactctggagtctaaagggtttaagctgagtaggaccaagacagagtacttggagtgtaagttcagtgaagcacctcaggaggctggcttggaagtgagacttggtacccaggccatccagaagaaaattagtttcaagtaccttgggtctattctgcaaagttgcggggagattgacgataatgtcacacatcgtattggggcagggtggatgaaatggaggcttgcttccggagtgctatgtgacaagaaggtgccaccaaaacttaagggcaagttctacaaagtggtggttagaccgactatgttgtatggggcggagtgttggtcggttaagatctctcacgttcaaaagatgaaagttgccgagatgagaatgttaagatggatgtgtggccacaccaggagtgacaggattaggaatgagcatattcgggataaggtgggggtggcctcggtggaagataagatgcgagaagcgagattgagatggtttgggcatgtgaagaggagagacacagatgccctagtgcggaggtgtgagaggttggctatggatggtttcagacgaggtaggggtagaccgaagaagtattggggagaggtaattagacacgacatggcgcaactacaacttaccgaggacatgaccttagataggagggtttggaggacccaaattaggatagaaggctagtagatagtctcgttttccgttcttattagtagtcgcattatcgcaatataattttttctgctcagatttctgctattatctgttatttcctgtgctttgattatcctgtgttatctgtgtcgcttgcattatttcatttcatatcgctttgattctcttaaccttatctgacttctttttatgcttttattgagccgagggtctttcggaaacagccgtcctaccttggtaggagtaaggtctgcgtacactctaccctccccagacctcacgatgtgggatttcactgggtggtTGTTGTTGATCGTTTCGTAAGGTGTATAGGAATAGTATTGAATAGAAAGTATAAATGCTGGGTTAGTAATGCTGGATAGTTATGCTGGCATTATTTTAATCGACTGTCTGATTTGTAAGATAGTAAGATTCCAAAGTAATCAATAAGGGAAATACTATAGATAGAAATTATGCATCATTACAGATATGATAGCTAGCAGTATCACTAGCATTATTCAGATGGTGTTATAAAAGATAGCACTAATAATTCTACATCATGACGATGTACTACTATAATATTACATAATCAAATACTTAATACTTTGAGCAATAAGtgaacatatcataacataatcGTTAATCATCACATAAGGACGATGTTTCAAATACCGTTGAGGAGCTTTCAAATGTGTGATGAGCTAGTCAGCCTTGGTTCTCAATTTTGAGAGAGCAGCCTCTTTGATGAGCATGAATGAATCAACAAAATCATCGCCTAGCTGGTTTAGATCTGGAATTATTCCTTCATCAGCGGCTATAGCAAATGTCAACTTCTTGGCATAGCTACACACATGAACCATTATCCCCTACAATATGCATTTAGCGAATTTGGCATAATTAgtagtttacttttttttttcttcttaaagtGTAACGGTATTTAGAAGATTCATATAACTAATCTAAACATGTCTATAATTGAAATATAGTTGTTTGATTGATGGAAGAAACGTACAGTGGGATAGCCAGAGCATGTTGGGGCAACGAATACCAATGGATGGCCTGCGCAAGAAATTTCTTCACGCGGACCTATTACGTTTGACATGGCTAGTGTTGTTTGGAAAGGAACTCTTTTAGCAAGTTTTGCAGCACCCTAAGTTCCACATCAAGCAAAACAAACTGCGTTTAGATTCCAACGACAATTAAAAGGAAAGGGACAAAATTAATTATCTGAACATTTCTTGATAATTTTAAGGTGTAAAGAGAAGAATTTGAGTACCTTAAAGCCAAAGAACTTGAGAAAAAGCTTTGAAACATAAAAAGTGCATAGAGACCCAAGGGAATGCTTCTTTCGATCCATTGATGTCTTAGATTTGCGAACATAATCCAGAGGATTAGAGAATTGGGCTATAGTTAAGGGAAATATGACAAAGCCAATGCAATTTCCTTGTATCACTTTGACATTCTTCTCAATTGTTTCAGCTAATGTCTGCATCCATATGATCATGTAAATTTTATTGATTAGGCACATATAATCtaatatttttaaatatgtaaCACAATTCTACATCAATTTTTAAGCTATTATTTCTAAGTGAACCCTATAAAGAATATTGGAATATTTGCATtgttatatatataaagaaatacTTACTTGGACCCCTAAAGCTGGTCTCAGATTCACTATAACATTGGCTCTGCATCTCATTCCTTCTGGCAAAAACTTCCTCTTGCCTTCAACTTCTTATTAAGAAGATACAAATTATAGAAAACTTGATTAGCATGGTGGAAAGCATTTTAAGCCCCTCCCCCTTCCAAAACAAACCCGTCCAAATGGGCTATATCTTGATTATATTTCATCCTTAATTTCcttatatgagtatgtatatcacacaaaaaaagataaaaaaaatctTTACGCTGTTACGAGCAACCAGAAATTAAATTCACTTTCAATTTGAATTCCTTAACCAATAATGTAGCAAAAGTAACGGTATGACTCTCAACTACCATAATTTATTGCTCTTGAGACAAGAATCATTTTTCTAttctatttatttacttattttctcGGTTAATGCCTATCATGTCTTTTATAAAAATGTTATATATTTTGTTGGCTGATCTCCCGAAAATTCTTGTAAATTTGTTACAAGTATATATACAGTAGCTGATTGAGAAGATTAACTTACCGTATCTTCGAAGGATATAACGAGACATAGCTGCTTGTGTTATCCCCAGTACAACGTCATTAACCGACTAAATTTACAagaaaggacaaaaaaaaaaggaaacatgaGCTTAGGTCATAGACAAATTAAGAGTTCAAAACCGTGAAAAGATTATATTGTTTGGCCAAATTTCTGGAaagtcaaaagtgtttttttttttttttgtagcttgGTCAAACGGACTATAAATTTGACGATCAACCTTGGATATATAAGGTTTATATATATGCTTACACAGTCTGTCACATTCTTTATAAATTTAATGTCATCCAAGCTAATCGTCCGGTAGGTATATTTTTGACGAGTGGACCACTTATATCCTCTTGTAGTTGTGAAAGGTGATTGAGAGTCCTTCAAGAAGAGTGCAGTCGCTATAAACAGAAAAACATCAACAACTGTATTGAACCAAAATTTTATGAGCAACCAAAACTTTATGAGGTACTGCCACATCAGTGACCAAATTGTTTTTTTGTTATTGCTTAGTGATAAATTCGATTTATCCTTAGAAGAAGAAACTGGGAGTGTGGGCAGAGAAGTAGGATCCGAAGTTGTCCGAAAACAAGAGAGTAAGAGGGACATGAGGGAAGTTCCATCCCCAATAGAATGATGAATACGGAAAATAGAAGTTGCCTCAGCATGAGAGGTTTTCATGTTAAGGACGTGAAATTCCCATAGAGGTTTCGACATGTCAACATTTGTTGTGCTTAGGTTTGATATGTACTCTTCGACCAATTTGTCGGTATCCATATTATCATGGGCGATCTGGGGCACTATGATATGATCATCTATGTTCACTGTTGTGGGAACCCATCTCATTTTTCCGCTGCCATTAATCTCATCCATAACCTGTTGACGTTTCAACACAAATTCTTGAGTAGAAACATTAAAGGAAACCTTGTGAACCTTAATTATCTGTTATGCAGGATTATGATAAATATATTAGGAGTAATAGTTTCTTTGCTAGCTTACCTGCAAACTGGAAAAGCGTGGGTGTTTAAGCATCGTGCGTTGTATCTCAGCTTTCATAGCGTCAACCTCGATTGGT
The sequence above is a segment of the Lycium barbarum isolate Lr01 chromosome 6, ASM1917538v2, whole genome shotgun sequence genome. Coding sequences within it:
- the LOC132645443 gene encoding wax ester synthase/diacylglycerol acyltransferase 11-like isoform X1, which encodes MALEPSNQQYSPSSWVNQISSLLNIGSSLDMERGRKKMILKPILISKNLNKNVEEEAVLLSPTSQMFHEPDYNVYVLAIMGWKVPIEVDAMKAEIQRTMLKHPRFSSLQVMDEINGSGKMRWVPTTVNIDDHIIVPQIAHDNMDTDKLVEEYISNLSTTNVDMSKPLWEFHVLNMKTSHAEATSIFRIHHSIGDGTSLMSLLLSCFRTTSDPTSLPTLPVSSSKDKSNLSLSNNKKTIWSLMWQYLIKFWLLIKFWFNTVVDVFLFIATALFLKDSQSPFTTTRGYKWSTRQKYTYRTISLDDIKFIKNVTDCSVNDVVLGITQAAMSRYILRRYEVEGKRKFLPEGMRCRANVIVNLRPALGVQTLAETIEKNVKVIQGNCIGFVIFPLTIAQFSNPLDYVRKSKTSMDRKKHSLGSLCTFYVSKLFLKFFGFKGAAKLAKRVPFQTTLAMSNVIGPREEISCAGHPLVFVAPTCSGYPTGIMVHVCSYAKKLTFAIAADEGIIPDLNQLGDDFVDSFMLIKEAALSKLRTKAD
- the LOC132645443 gene encoding wax ester synthase/diacylglycerol acyltransferase 11-like isoform X2, whose amino-acid sequence is MALEPSNQQYSPSSWVNQISSLLNIGSSLDMERGRKKMILKPILISKNLNKNVEEEAVLLSPTSQMFHEPDYNVYVLAIMGWKVPIEVDAMKAEIQRTMLKHPRFSSLQVMDEINGSGKMRWVPTTVNIDDHIIVPQIAHDNMDTDKLVEEYISNLSTTNVDMSKPLWEFHVLNMKTSHAEATSIFRIHHSIGDGTSLMSLLLSCFRTTSDPTSLPTLPVSSSKDKSNLSLSNNKKTIWSLMWQYLIKFWLLIKFWFNTVVDVFLFIATALFLKDSQSPFTTTRGYKWSTRQKYTYRTISLDDIKFIKNVTDCSVNDVVLGITQAAMSRYILRRYVEGKRKFLPEGMRCRANVIVNLRPALGVQTLAETIEKNVKVIQGNCIGFVIFPLTIAQFSNPLDYVRKSKTSMDRKKHSLGSLCTFYVSKLFLKFFGFKGAAKLAKRVPFQTTLAMSNVIGPREEISCAGHPLVFVAPTCSGYPTGIMVHVCSYAKKLTFAIAADEGIIPDLNQLGDDFVDSFMLIKEAALSKLRTKAD